The genomic interval CGACGACCGCCGTCCGGCCCGTGTCGGACCAGTATTGGAAATGGGTGCATCCCATCTCGGTCCGGACGAGGTCCCCGCCTCGAGCGGGGGAGTCGCACGCGGGACGGAGGGCCCCGCCGCGGACGCCGAGGCCGAGGTATGAGAACGCTGGCCGCCCGCCTTCGGTCCAGACTCGGCGCTCGATGATCTCGGAGAGGATGCGTTCCGTCACGCCCTCCCTCACGGAAGAGAACATCGCGTCCTGCGCGGTTTCGATGATCTCGGCGCTTCGCCGCAGACGCGCTACCTCCGCCGGCGTCTTGACCGCGCGGATGCGCCTGAGCAGCGCCGCCCCCTCGACGATCCGTGCGTCCGGGAGGCGTTCGTGGATCGCCTCCCACGTCTGGGGCGACAGGCCGGTTCCGTCGAGGCCAAGGCGACCCCGCCCGAGGCGCGCGTCCGCGCAGGCGGACAGAAGCGCGTCTTGTGCGCTGGCAAAGCGTGGGGTGGACCGGATGAGCGCGAGCAGGCGTGCCTCCCGCTCCTCCAAGATGGCGTCCGAGCCCGGCAGGACGGTGTGTGGATCCCCGTACACCCGGACGGTCCCCGTACCGGGCGGTTCGTCGACGAGAAAGGCGAGGA from bacterium carries:
- a CDS encoding Xaa-Pro peptidase family protein is translated as PENVTYFTGLLVPSPYLRREVQVFAVLTPDPQADPILVMPASFLAFLVDEPPGTGTVRVYGDPHTVLPGSDAILEEREARLLALIRSTPRFASAQDALLSACADARLGRGRLGLDGTGLSPQTWEAIHERLPDARIVEGAALLRRIRAVKTPAEVARLRRSAEIIETAQDAMFSSVREGVTERILSEIIERRVWTEGGRPAFSYLGLGVRGGALRPACDSPARGGDLVRTEMGCTHFQYWSDTGRTAVVGAPSERQRRCFDALAAGHRAALDALRRGTPVGDVFAAAIRAVRRSGIPEYHRTHCGHGIGLQLYDAPLVAPSDDTILEPGMVVNVEVPYYELGFGGMQIEDTAVVTDAAPVLLTRAARELRVLS